CTTTTGTAATACCCTAGTTGGTTTTCACaactgtatatatataaaaggacaCACATTaagtcatttatttttaaaaatattttttcgagaattgaaaaagttgtcaatactttttcaattctcgaaaaaatatttccaaaaataattttatatatatatatatatatggtaagctatttattttttaaaacattttcttgagaattgaaaaaaaattttcaagaaaatatttccaaaaatgatTAGCAAAATCCATATATTAAATACTTTTTGGTCTCATCCTATTATTTAGTCCACAACATTGGTGTCACTTTTGTTTGTGTTACTGTGTAGGTGTATGTACCTATAACAGTTTTTAtgacacattttttttagtttcaacaacTATATTGAATTTacgccttattaataaattatatcccaaaaatttattatacatgcaaccccttcataaaatattcgtagtaatacaaagtcatgaatgtagactgccactttgaagattactacatttaatccttgagtacccggtttaatcctttaagttattcatcatatatttatgaaatccaatttcgtaaatatatactttagtaaattcttactaaagtggttagacctaacactctgaataactaaacccattaaacttattttaaggaaatattttatatctctgttataagattataaattccatcttgagaatatatgtttcatcaacactaaatgtggctgcctagcatactgaagttttgatcgtgactttagatctcattcctgatatattaaagcaacctataCTTCATGATTAAGtatattattctctcaggattaagatttcatgtaaatagaagtcgtgaaatttattattcatttgacaatcattaggagaataataaatctcacagtggtccagttcaatatgtcttaactcttaaaacatatcaacatatcaactagaagtctccactttcatgatcaagacaaatcattttagttgatatgttatagtctttgcagatgaaatgtccaatttcatcaccgactacgaactaaaattctgagtttacaaagaacttatgatctatatcttctgtgactaaatcatataaatcacatactctgcatctcatggactatatgataaatGTCCAAATATtgatgttaccattattttagataataataaaacaattttattaattacaatataatgtcatacataatgtcatattaGGACACTTTCGAGGAACCCTCTCAGGGACACTCTCGAGTAACCATCCCAAGTGCTCCTTTACTCTCTTGAGGAATTGTCTCAGGTATTCCATTACTCTTCCAAGGAACCATCTCATGTATATACTCTTTTGAGGAACCCTTTCAAGTACTCTTTGACCTTTTCGAGCATCTTCTCCTAAGGATGCTCACTCTAAATTCTTGTGGTATCTAGCTTCAGCAGAGCTTCTTTTgattaacaaatttattgtaggaAAGTCAACCGAATCATATTTGGAACCATTGcaattagtgtgtgtgtgtgtgtgtgtgtatgtattataattaataataataaaaaatacttagCTTTCTCCATTTGGAGTGAGAAGTGAGAACTTTTGAGAAATCTCTCTCCATCAAAGGAGAGCATTCAAGTGCGAGAGAGGCAAAGATGCCACTGGTGTGTCCAACGAGGTGTTAGGTAGTGAGATTGATGAGTTTGGGAGGCACGAGGTGGCGAGATAAAAGGAGAATTTTTTGCAAGGTTGAGGTGCAAGACTAGTCTGACTAGGTTAAAGGCGGTGAGATTGAGACAATTTCGACAAAGCATGAGGTGTGGCGAGTCTAGCAAGGTGAGTTTGGTCACCAGCAACACTGATTTTCTAAGAATGGGTTGTGTTTTGAGAATGAGTTGTGTTGTGTTGATTTTCTAAGAATGGGTTGTGTTGTGTTCTTAGGGAAGAAGGGTAAAATTGGGTTTTGGGAAAAGAATGTAAGGGCATACGAGATAAAGTTTCCAATGGTAGCCATTGGGTTTTTGCTGCGTTTTGGCATTGTTCCTTTGAGAGTCCAATGTGAAATTctgatttttcacattttcgAGCTAAAAAATCAACATTCAAAATCCTTACCAAACtccaaaaattatgaaaatgcacatatatttttttctccttaacAGCCGAATCAAATGGGCACTTAGTTGCCCACATCTATCTCTCTTCCACCTCTATTTATAACTAGAGGTTCAATCAAATTGGAAATAGTTTCAGCACATGAAACTTCCTTTCTCAAAGATAATGGAAAACATTTATTGCCAATGGAGTCATCCATTTCGGCTACATAGAGAAATCTAATTTTGGCTTGTATGTCGGTGGTTGTCAAGGGCTTATTTGGTAGTAGCTTTCAAGAATTGTTGTTCAAAATGATGTAAAAACTGTGAttgaaaaagtgttgtgaaaatacgtattttaaaatactcataatgcaaaaaatgtgTCTGGTATCATGTTtcaaacaacatattttaaaatgtgaaaaaaatataattgtatattTGGTatgcatatgtttttttttttttttaagtggtaaCTTTCTGACATGTACAATTAATGGAGGTgaagagagagatgaagaaaTCTAGAAGTGAAGAGAGAAGGAACGCGAAAGTGAAggggaagagaaagaaaaagatgaggtgtgcacgagagagagagagagagagagagagagagagttctagTTATGTTAGGTCTTATTAAGTGAGTCCCAAACTTTTctaaatatttacaaaagtgCCCTTGAgcaatgttatttaaaaactgataCTCGGTAGAAGGAGTTTTCTAAATTCAGTATTCAAATACTCTAAAGTGAGAAATGAAACTCAAacatttctaaataaaatttcttaccaaaggCGTTGTTTTTATTGGTGCAcataatttttagtatttaaacacagaaaattgttgtttgaactACCTTACCAAACAGGCCACCGACCATTGAAGCaattctaaccaaaaaaaaaaaaaagtcaattttcaaaatatgttttcTTTGAAACCAACCAGATAAACAGACAAACAAACTCTTGGGaagttttttaagttttgaaaaaaacaaaaacaaaaaacctatatatacttcacttaaaaaaaagaagttaattaAACCCTGTAGTTTGGCGGCAATGACATGAATAAAATCCCACGCTCAGTCCTTACGCTCCTCCACGCTCCCGTAAAATACTCGAACTGTAGTCCAACTCAGATCCACCACTATCCACTCTCAACTATCCCCCGCCCCTACGGATTCGGCACCCAACGCGCCTCAACtcccaaatctctctctctctctctctagtaattttctttatttctctctcctaGGGTTTCTGCTCTGTCCTCTGAGAAATTTCGACAAATGGTGTAGCATCTATTTCCGCAACCTTAAATTCTCTCTTCCCATCGCTTTGTCGCTGCTGCTTAGCTTTTGTCACTTTCCCCAGAATATTCCCGGGTTTTATGGTGGTCCCCTCTCATGCTCTCCACTATGGTTAGTTACTTAGTTagttagtgtttttttttttttttttttaaacttctgatttgatttttccccttctttcttttttgctttgtaATGGGTTTATTAGAAATAATTAACATTGATAGTTTGTTATGTTTGGCAGTTTCAAATTCTATGCCTTTGCATGTGTTGTACTTGTATGTGTCGAAGAAAACATGTGCTAATCTCAAAGCAAAGATTTTTCTTCTTAGTATTGCATAAGAAACTTACTTTACCCacaaatcttctttttttgtgttttttatatttgggGCTTTGTGGCAGAGCTTCAACATAGGCATGTCAATCAGAGGACTTTTGCTGCGTCATTACTGTCACTAGTCTCTCAATGCAACTTTTGCTGGTGCATCTATGAAatatggattttgattttttttgttctctctaaATTTCAGATTTGGTGTCCATTTGGCTTGagattataatttatttttttagctgtTTGCTTTTATTTACAGTTTTAAAACCTTACTTTCTCATTTTTCTAAAGTACAAGTGTACTTTACCACCACTGTACGTGTGATGGTCACCTCACAAGAAgaataagtgcttgtggagtatGGGAGTTAAGGTCCAAGGTTTAAGTCTTCAAAGGGAGCTTCATTCACACATgtatacttagattagattaggttagaataaaatttttatcttgtataaaaaagaagaggaagaatacTTTACTACACTTTTAGCAaacaatttttaacaaaaagctAGATAAGTTGTTCCCATTTGGACACTTGTTATGTCTTTGtttgcttgaaatttttcattGAAGGAAAACATTAAACTCATGTTCtcattgacaaaaaaaaaaaacacacatggGTTTAGTGCAAACCTCTtggtttcaataaaaaaaatttaaaaaaaaaaaaaaacctaaatggACCTTGTACAGCGGAATTCAATAACCAAGCTGCTTCCCAAGTCTGCTTCAAGACCCTGCAACGATCTCCATGGGCCTCCTTTGCTTGTTGATATGCTGAAACTGCAATGCAGTTTGTCTATAGCCCCAGGCCAAATCATAGGTTTTGGTGATAGAACCTGAGGGTAAGAGAGAGCCTAAGGATGAGAGAGAGGATGACGACtagggttttcttcttcttctttttttttttaattaagtgaatAGATTTGTGCCTCACTGTCTCGTTGTTAGTGTGTTGGTGTTTTTCCAGAATAGTACTCTTGAATACTGCAACCTAAAACCCTAGGATTAGGGTTTCTCCTTAATTGGTTGCCCACATGAGCTTGTCCAAAACCCAAATGCCAACATCCTCCCACTTGCCCGTAATAGGCAGGCCACTCTAAGCAGAATTATCTCTCATTTGCTTCCATCCACCTTTCCTATGCACACAAGAGGAAATGGTCCTCAACTGGCCTAACCTGTAGCTTGGAACACTACAGCCAAGCTCCATCAAATCTAGCTTAGTGTAACCCTTAAAGAAACTGTCTTGTTCTGCCCTAGATATATCTGATCACATCAAATTGAGTGTCCTTAAATCCCTCATGTCTTATGAAAAACTCAGAGCCACGCTCAAAACCACCAAAAATCACTTTGTCATGTACCCCAAAATCGTGTCCTAGACTCCTCATTCCTCAATCAAGGGAGACCAAAAATATATCTAACTGGGACATTGAAGGCGAATTGTGATTATTCAACCAAGTAAAAGCACCTCCTTTCAAAAGCAAATCCAACATAGCTtgttttaatataaatgcaGAAAAATCTTAAACCTTATGTTGTTTTTGTTCCCCCTTCCTTTCACTTGGTAAACGGACAATGTTAATACTCTCCCTATTGCACTAGGGTATGCTCCACCAACTATAAATTCATGTTTGCTCCTCCTACAGCTACCTTCTAGTTGCATTTATTAACTCCTAAGTAAGTCCATTCAAAGTCAtcttttgtgtttaaaaatttgcaagaaataGAATACTCAGCTACTACCTCTTCaacatttttaacaaattttttgtctaCCATCAGATTGAAAGGATCAAAAGTCTATTTAGGTCTAGGTTAAATTAGGATAAGTGTTATGAGTTTGTGAGTTAGGGTTGATAGGGTTTCAGGTATGAGTGGATCTGATAATGGTGGAAATTTTTAGTGCTTGGGATGAATGGGAAATGAGAGAGCTGATTAGGGACTGTTTGAGGGAGTCCAACTGccaagaaaagagaaaacattGAATTTGAGAGATAGAGAATAAGAGAGAAAGCACAAAATGCTTCACTAAGTCTTACATGGGAGGTTATATACATTGCCAAACTCAATTGTGATTGCTTGGGCATTTCTAGCATGTGCTAAAGatgtgtaattatattttaacatGTGTGGAATGAGCCCATAGActacctatataaaaaaaagagccCATAAACTGACTTTTACAAAGTAGGATTATCCACTAATTCATGTATGTGCTAGAATTAACTCTTCAATCAACTTTTACAAATGTgctcaattaaatttaacacTTGAATAAGCTTTAAtctgagctctaacttgaccACTCAAGGTGCTGACATGTGCATGCTAGCTGGATGAAGTTTCCCTAGAAAAAGGGGCCCCATTGAGCAAGCCAGTGCTGATTTCAGCACTTATGATGCAAAAGGAATTGTCAATCGGCAGTTGCACTCCAGGGTGTCCCCACCAACTTGTTTTGGCACAATTCCCTCTCCTTTAGAACACCATGCCCATGAGGTGAGGGAACCTTTGCTGCATCTGGTGGAGAACTTCCCAAGTAGCTTCTATTTGGAGGCCTTGCCACTTGACACGTACTTTGGTGATAGATCGATTCCACAACTTCTTACTCCTTTTTTGCAAATCTCTCTTGGGTTTTGGGGAAAACTCACCGTCTTGATCAATAGGAGGTAAGATGGGTGAGGGGGCAATGTTTTTCCCAATCTTGCGCTTGCATACTTTGGTGTAGGATGAATATGAGAATCTTGAGGCAGTTCCAATATGTAAGCCCCTTTCCCAATCCTTTGGATGATCTTGAAAGGTCCAAAGAACCGAGCAGATAACTTCAAATGGTTGCAAAGGCCCATAGATTTTTGGTTGTACGATTGCAACTCAAAAGGTCTGAATCCCCTAATTCAAATTCCTTCTCAGTTCGCTTCTTGTCGGCTTGGgacttcatcttcttttgaGCTACTGTGAGATTATGCTTTAAGGTAGCGAAGATTTGATTTTGAGTTTTCAAATGATCCTCCACCGCTTTTACCTTTTGAGCGCCCAAAATATAGTCTGTGAGCCTTGGGGGTGGAACCTTATACAATGCTTTGAATGGTTTCATCTTTGTGGTGGTGGGGTAATAGGTGTTGTACCAATATGTGGCTAAGGGCAGCCACTCCAACCATATTTTTGGTCTTTCACAAGCATAAGTTCATAGGTAATGCGTAAGACTCTTATTCACTATTTTTCTTTGGCCATTCATATGCAGGTTGTAGGTGGTTGACATGGCCAATTGGTTTCCTTGGAGTTTAGACTCCTCACTCCAAAAATTTCTGGTGAAGACTTGTATTTCTGATTAAAGCGTAGAGAGAAATCTCCAATAATTTCTCACTTTGCTCTTCTTGATGGGCAACCACTCTCTTCATAACTTCCTCCACAAAACTCTCATCTTTCTCCTGTAAAGTGGATTGAACATCCATCAAGAAGAGTTTGCGTGTTTTACCTTCATGCTCGACATGCCATTTGTTTTCACAATTATAGCATAGCCCCTTCCATTGTATCTCCTTCATTTGCACTTGAGAGATTCTTTGCAAGGGCAtctttgtttttgggtccacCTTGATGTCATTCTTGGCAGGTGCTCCAAGAATGGAAGGCCTTCCCATTTCACGTGTGGCTTCAAATCTTTTCTTGATGCCCAACATGTACTTCTCTTGAATTTTTTGACACCAAATGCGGCATTGAGAtgaatgggggggggggggttcaaCATCCTTACCAGAAGTCAAATTTTATCTTGCAAGCTAGTTAGAAGTAACTTAGCTTGTGTCTCCTGGAAAAAGACCCTTGATGCTGTTGGAGAGAGCTTTGAATTGAGCTTTCTAATGTGGCAATGTCAAGGTTTGCTTTAATTGTGCAAGTGCCTCCACTGGGTTGTCATAGGCTGTTGTTCCAAAATGAAAGTGTAAGGCTCTAATGAAAGCTTCCCAAGTTGCAAATAATCTGGACTCCTCCCCATCTTGATACCAATTTTAGTGCCTCCTCTTCCATGTGGAAGGAAGCTATTTGGACCTACTGATGGTTTGAAGTGTTgtcaaacttgaaaaattgaTATGCTCTGTACATCTAACATGAGGGGTCTTTGCCTTTGAATCTTCGAAAGTCTACCTAAATTGGTTTTGGGAAACAACGTGCATATTCCTCTTGGGAAGCAGCAAGTACCTCTGGTCTTTGTACTCCTCGTCCCTCATGAGGGTTGCCAAGGACTCCTTGATGTAATCTAGGTCGGACAATGAaacatggcatttaaaaatcTAATGGTCTTAACAAAAATCCTCAGGTTATcacacaaaatcaaataaatgccACATTTCTCATATCTGACtaaaaatttgggggggggggggggggaattgaAGGATTTTTAAATGGAAGGGGATCTTATCCCTTGATCTAAATATTAAGATGTTCCTTTGGCAAGGAACTTGATTTTAGGTTTGCTTATATTTCACAAGGTAATAAATTCAGGTTGTAATGATGCAGTCATTGGTGTGGGTTTGGGGCGTTGGAATGTATATgtacatatttaaaatttgttacttATCCATAGATGTATAATGATTATTTCATAGATATATGATAAGCATGCTCCAATTGCTGtgtatttttgttgttgcaggTGACTATTTGTCAAAAGTGTGGTGACAGAGGTTTCTCTGTGGCATTGATCTACTGTGACAGATGTTCGGTTTATGCTCAACATCGGTATGATTTATTTGCAGTGTGTCTATGTGTGTTGGTTTGCATTTTTGGCCATGTGTGTGTGTTCATGAGTATGCCTAGATacaattgtttaaaaaaataaaataaaaagtacttgtttccccaaaaaaaaaaactgtacttTAAATAGTCTGGTCTGGAAATGTGTTACCAAATGAGCACTTCGACTATCAGACAGAATGGCTGATGCTGTTTCTTTGACTTGATTCAAATGCTTTGAAAAGTTTATTTGCGtgaaatttttatgttaaaaggAACAAATTATTTCATATTATGGTTGTAATTTTTCTACTCAAAATGGGCTGTTGTGActcttgccttttctttttcctcagcTATTGCTTGGATGTGCTGCCTGCAACTTTTGATGAGTATGTTATTTGGTTTTGTGCGGATTGTGAACCAAAGATTCGAAAGCTGTCTACTGTCGTCAATACTAATGCTCTCCCATCTGGAATAAGTCATTctgtaaatttgaaaaatgtgcTAGCAACCCAATCTAGAATAAGATTACAGAAGAATCTCGAAAGATTGAAGATAAAGGTTAGAAAGacaaagaataagaagaagagaaagaacaTCACTGGCTCTCTGTCTAAAATGGGTAaacaaatatgtaaaaaaagCCCTTCCCTTCAACTCAAAAAGATGCATTCTGGTGATATCTTTGAAAAAGACAAGAAGCTTGGACAGGAGTTGCGAGTGATAGTGACAGATGGTGCCAATTACAATTATGAAGTCGAACTGGGACTGCATCTGAAAGATGGGCCCAACTTGGTTGAAGAGGCTGTATCTGTTAACCCATCTCTTCGATGCAATGAGACACTTGAGAATTGTGAAGGTCAGAAGGTTAGACAAGAGTTGGTACTGCACCTGAAAGATGGGACCAACTTGGTTAAAGAGGCCATATCTTGTCACCCTTCTCTTCAATGCAATGAGATGCTTAAGAATTGTGAAGAAGGTCAGAAGGTTGAACAAGAGTTGGGGCTGTATCTGAAAGATGGGACCAACTTGGTTGAAGAGGCAGTATCTGTTAACCCTTCTCTTCGATGCAGTGAGAAGCCTGAGAATTGTGAAGGTCAGAAGGTTGGACAAGAGTTGGGACTGCATCTGAAAGATGAGAGCAACTTGGTCAAAGAGGCCATATCTGTTAATCCTTCTCTTCGATGCAATGAGAAGCTTGAGAGTTGTGAAGATCAGAAGGTTGGACAAGAGTTGGGACTTCAGCTGAAAGATGAGACCAACTTGGTTGAAGAGGCCGTATCTGTTAACCCTTATCTTCGATGCAATGAGACACTTGAGAATTGTGAAGGTCAGAAGGTTGGACAAGAGTTGGGACTACATCTGAAAGATGGGACCAACTTGGTTGAAGAGGCTGTATCTGTTACCCCTTCTCTTTGCTGCAATCAGACGCTTGAGAACTGTGAAGGTCAGAAGCCTGGACACAAATTCATTGTGGATCTGAAAGACGAGACCAAGTTTGTTAAAGAGGCTGAATATGTTAAAACCTCTCAAATAGCTACCAGTGACCCTTCCAATACCTTAAAACAAAAATGCTATGTTACTGCACAGCCTATCATTGATCCTATCTGGAGGTACTCCTTCCCCCCTTGAATTTAAAGTTGCTCATCTGATGCAGCATTTAAACTTGTGCATTACGTTATCCTTTTGACAGGGGAAGTTTATGTATCCGCAACAGAAGTTCTAGAGCTGTTGGCCTCGTAGCCCATTTGTCTTGCTTGGCATGCTATAAAGTGTGTGAGGAGGCAAAACTAATGCCAGAGTTGCTATATGCTGAACTGTTTCGTAGGTCAGATGTGTGGCCAAAAGGTTTTGAGAAGCAGGGCCCATCTGACCAGAGTATTgctctttatttctttccaaAGAATGAAAGGTGATGGTTTCGATAATGTTTCGTGAGCTTCCTCTCACTTTAGGTTCTTCTAAATGTTAATGTTACATTGTTACAGTGATGGAAAAGCTT
This genomic stretch from Castanea sativa cultivar Marrone di Chiusa Pesio chromosome 1, ASM4071231v1 harbors:
- the LOC142622649 gene encoding uncharacterized protein LOC142622649 isoform X2, translated to MLSTMVTICQKCGDRGFSVALIYCDRCSVYAQHRYCLDVLPATFDEYVIWFCADCEPKIRKLSTVVNTNALPSGISHSVNLKNVLATQSRIRLQKNLERLKIKVRKTKNKKKRKNITGSLSKMGKQICKKSPSLQLKKMHSGDIFEKDKKLGQELRVIVTDGANYNYEVELGLHLKDGPNLVEEAVSVNPSLRCNETLENCEGQKVRQELVLHLKDGTNLVKEAISCHPSLQCNEMLKNCEEGQKVEQELGLYLKDGTNLVEEAVSVNPSLRCSEKPENCEGQKVGQELGLHLKDESNLVKEAISVNPSLRCNEKLESCEDQKVGQELGLQLKDETNLVEEAVSVNPYLRCNETLENCEGQKVGQELGLHLKDGTNLVEEAVSVTPSLCCNQTLENCEGQKPGHKFIVDLKDETKFVKEAEYVKTSQIATSDPSNTLKQKCYVTAQPIIDPIWRSSRAVGLVAHLSCLACYKVCEEAKLMPELLYAELFRRSDVWPKGFEKQGPSDQSIALYFFPKNESDGKAFEGLVDSMISQDLAMRSMVQNAELLVFTSTILPVQYRTFQAKFYLWGVFRRKQAAHVTNTFVPEVEKTLTNALNWDRRSSSTSLLSNSDSRGSDSLYSFCASVF
- the LOC142622649 gene encoding uncharacterized protein LOC142622649 isoform X1, encoding MLSTMVTICQKCGDRGFSVALIYCDRCSVYAQHRYCLDVLPATFDEYVIWFCADCEPKIRKLSTVVNTNALPSGISHSVNLKNVLATQSRIRLQKNLERLKIKVRKTKNKKKRKNITGSLSKMGKQICKKSPSLQLKKMHSGDIFEKDKKLGQELRVIVTDGANYNYEVELGLHLKDGPNLVEEAVSVNPSLRCNETLENCEGQKVRQELVLHLKDGTNLVKEAISCHPSLQCNEMLKNCEEGQKVEQELGLYLKDGTNLVEEAVSVNPSLRCSEKPENCEGQKVGQELGLHLKDESNLVKEAISVNPSLRCNEKLESCEDQKVGQELGLQLKDETNLVEEAVSVNPYLRCNETLENCEGQKVGQELGLHLKDGTNLVEEAVSVTPSLCCNQTLENCEGQKPGHKFIVDLKDETKFVKEAEYVKTSQIATSDPSNTLKQKCYVTAQPIIDPIWRGSLCIRNRSSRAVGLVAHLSCLACYKVCEEAKLMPELLYAELFRRSDVWPKGFEKQGPSDQSIALYFFPKNESDGKAFEGLVDSMISQDLAMRSMVQNAELLVFTSTILPVQYRTFQAKFYLWGVFRRKQAAHVTNTFVPEVEKTLTNALNWDRRSSSTSLLSNSDSRGSDSLYSFCASVF